The following coding sequences are from one Polyodon spathula isolate WHYD16114869_AA chromosome 7, ASM1765450v1, whole genome shotgun sequence window:
- the LOC121318740 gene encoding SLAIN motif-containing protein-like isoform X2, whose translation MVVPENATEIQQLGHSAATELGGGPGPEFEADQNQSEKELEEVRKLQDLVRRLEIQNQQLRNRGVKSMGANSNLTTTGNINDRTMGGLTLTEGVANKTVLLQPDGNINLSNTVTNLDMHLHDSNSSIDKLTNLEHVNDLEVDQCDNVNSYLNLPRSNDEVSCDKVSSTAELTHSDCEGDPGAEEKLDQSALDEVEVLNLEDGDGEDEEDSWLYVSPKKLLAGQRPESPLKWCRQVLDHPSPETEVACRTLMGRLDQSYMSMHSALSSQSSVDSEQSTSDDSISMGYKLQDLTDVQIMARLQEESLRQDYASSSASVSRRSSSASLHSLRRGTYSDQEFDTYSLEDEEEDCSLSYRSNYRYSPSPLSSPRCQSPSAMAEYSRATAPHARPPRRSLQGPAPELVRFAKNEDEMRRSMPNLARTSLRSLEAVRNSRSVESNLQVPGSRISRLQHTSTGLPSSKLRGPSTSSQSPLSVRAPVKPVGHAGSIGASRQPLKAAAVLGGPSGGICRIQSPTCSISGSTGGVSSTSRSIGVGGKHTQGRTHTSLGGPTGSPRGRLPQPSRRSLGLTKTCSPVRDESWKDGCY comes from the exons ATGGTGGTTCCCGAGAATGCCACCGAGATACAGCAATTAGGTCACAGTGCTGCGACTGAGCTGGGAGGTGGACCAGGTCCTGAGTTTGAGGCTGACCAGAATCAGTCTGAGAAAGAACTGGAGGAGGTCCGTAAGCTGCAGGACCTGGTGAGGAGGTTGGAGATCCAGAACCAGCAGCTCAGGAACCGGGGAGTGAAGAGCATGGGGGCCAACAGCAACCTTACAACGACAGGGAACATAAATGACAGGACCATGGGAGGCTTGACATTAACTGAGGGGGTTGCAAACAAAACTGTCCTGTTACAGCCTGATGGGAACATTAACTTGAGCAATACCGTCACAAACTTGGACATGCACCTTCATGACAGCAATAGCAGCATAGATAAGTTGACCAACCTAGAGCATGTCAATGACTTGGAGGTGGACCAGTGTGACAATGTCAACAGCTATTTGAACCTGCCAAGGAGTAACGACGAGGTGTCCTGTGACAAGGTCTCCTCCACAGCAGAGCTGACACACTCTGACTGTGAAGGAGATCCTGGTGCTGAGGAGAAACTGGACCAGTCGGCTCTGGACGAGGTGGAGGTTTTGAACctggaggatggtgatggtgaggatgaagAAGATAGTTG GTTGTACGTGTCTCCCAAGAAGCTTTTAGCAGGACAGCGACCCGAGAGCCCTCTGAAGTGGTGCCGTCAGGTCCTGGACCACCCCAGCCCAGAGACTGAAGTAGCATGCCGCACCCTCATGGGTCGCCTTGATCAGA GCTACATGAGCATGCACTCTGCCCTGAGTTCCCAGTCCTCTGTTGACAGCGAGCAGAGCACCTCTGATGACTCAATTTCAATGGGATACAAACTGCAAGACCTCACTGATGTACAGATTATGGCTCGCTTACAAGAAGAAA GCCTGCGTCAAGACTACGCCTCTAGCTCTGCCTCAGTGTCTCGACGTAGCTCCAGTGCCTCATTGCACTCACTACGCAGGGGAACTTACAGTGACCAGGAGTTCGATACCTACAGCCtggaggatgaagaggaggattGCTCATTGTCTTACCGCAGCAACTACCGCTACTCCCCCTCCCCACTCAGCTCCCCTCGCTGCCAGTCTCCCAGTGCCATGGCAGAGTACAGCAGAGCCACTGCCCCACATGCCCGACCCCCACGTAGATCCCTTCAGGGACCTGCCCCTGAGCTGGTCAGATTTGCCAAGAATGAAG ATGAAATGCGGCGCAGCATGCCCAACCTGGCCCGTACCAGCCTGCGCTCCCTGGAAGCAGTGAGGAACAGCCGCAGTGTAGAGTCCAACCTGCAAGTGCCCGGAAGCCGAATCTCCCGCTTGCAGCACACTTCCACAG GTTTGCCTTCCAGTAAGCTGCGTGGCCCCTCTACTAGTAGCCAGTCACCATTGTCAGTCCGTGCACCTGTGAAACCTGTGGGACATGCAGGCTCTATAGGGGCATCCAGGCAGCCTCTGAAAGCAGCAGCAGTCTTAGGAGGCCCTTCTGGGGGCATCTGCAGGATTCAGTCACCCACGTGCTCCATTTCAGGCTCCACGGGGGGAGTCTCATCCACCAGCAGGAGCATTGGAGTTGGAGGAAAGCACACCCAGGGCCGAACCCACACCTCCCTTGGGGGTCCCACTGGCTCACCCAGGGGAAGGCTGCCCCAGCCTTCCAGGAG GTCTCTGGGCTTAACGAAAACCTGCAGCCCTGTCAGAGATGAGTCCTGGAAGGATGGATGTTACTGA
- the LOC121318740 gene encoding SLAIN motif-containing protein-like isoform X1 produces the protein MVVPENATEIQQLGHSAATELGGGPGPEFEADQNQSEKELEEVRKLQDLVRRLEIQNQQLRNRGVKSMGANSNLTTTGNINDRTMGGLTLTEGVANKTVLLQPDGNINLSNTVTNLDMHLHDSNSSIDKLTNLEHVNDLEVDQCDNVNSYLNLPRSNDEVSCDKVSSTAELTHSDCEGDPGAEEKLDQSALDEVEVLNLEDGDGEDEEDSWLYVSPKKLLAGQRPESPLKWCRQVLDHPSPETEVACRTLMGRLDQTTRWKNIYSSPSQCASSSTSEVGCASNALNSPGYLKSTNKTLLTCGSSGYMSMHSALSSQSSVDSEQSTSDDSISMGYKLQDLTDVQIMARLQEESLRQDYASSSASVSRRSSSASLHSLRRGTYSDQEFDTYSLEDEEEDCSLSYRSNYRYSPSPLSSPRCQSPSAMAEYSRATAPHARPPRRSLQGPAPELVRFAKNEDEMRRSMPNLARTSLRSLEAVRNSRSVESNLQVPGSRISRLQHTSTGLPSSKLRGPSTSSQSPLSVRAPVKPVGHAGSIGASRQPLKAAAVLGGPSGGICRIQSPTCSISGSTGGVSSTSRSIGVGGKHTQGRTHTSLGGPTGSPRGRLPQPSRRSLGLTKTCSPVRDESWKDGCY, from the exons ATGGTGGTTCCCGAGAATGCCACCGAGATACAGCAATTAGGTCACAGTGCTGCGACTGAGCTGGGAGGTGGACCAGGTCCTGAGTTTGAGGCTGACCAGAATCAGTCTGAGAAAGAACTGGAGGAGGTCCGTAAGCTGCAGGACCTGGTGAGGAGGTTGGAGATCCAGAACCAGCAGCTCAGGAACCGGGGAGTGAAGAGCATGGGGGCCAACAGCAACCTTACAACGACAGGGAACATAAATGACAGGACCATGGGAGGCTTGACATTAACTGAGGGGGTTGCAAACAAAACTGTCCTGTTACAGCCTGATGGGAACATTAACTTGAGCAATACCGTCACAAACTTGGACATGCACCTTCATGACAGCAATAGCAGCATAGATAAGTTGACCAACCTAGAGCATGTCAATGACTTGGAGGTGGACCAGTGTGACAATGTCAACAGCTATTTGAACCTGCCAAGGAGTAACGACGAGGTGTCCTGTGACAAGGTCTCCTCCACAGCAGAGCTGACACACTCTGACTGTGAAGGAGATCCTGGTGCTGAGGAGAAACTGGACCAGTCGGCTCTGGACGAGGTGGAGGTTTTGAACctggaggatggtgatggtgaggatgaagAAGATAGTTG GTTGTACGTGTCTCCCAAGAAGCTTTTAGCAGGACAGCGACCCGAGAGCCCTCTGAAGTGGTGCCGTCAGGTCCTGGACCACCCCAGCCCAGAGACTGAAGTAGCATGCCGCACCCTCATGGGTCGCCTTGATCAGA CGACCCGGTGGAAGAACATTTACAGCAGCCCATCCCAGTGTGCTTCTAGCTCCACCTCAGAAGTGGGCTGTGCTAGCAATGCCTTAAACTCTCCTGGGTATCTCAAATCGACTAACAAAACACTACTAACCTGTGGCAGCTCAG GCTACATGAGCATGCACTCTGCCCTGAGTTCCCAGTCCTCTGTTGACAGCGAGCAGAGCACCTCTGATGACTCAATTTCAATGGGATACAAACTGCAAGACCTCACTGATGTACAGATTATGGCTCGCTTACAAGAAGAAA GCCTGCGTCAAGACTACGCCTCTAGCTCTGCCTCAGTGTCTCGACGTAGCTCCAGTGCCTCATTGCACTCACTACGCAGGGGAACTTACAGTGACCAGGAGTTCGATACCTACAGCCtggaggatgaagaggaggattGCTCATTGTCTTACCGCAGCAACTACCGCTACTCCCCCTCCCCACTCAGCTCCCCTCGCTGCCAGTCTCCCAGTGCCATGGCAGAGTACAGCAGAGCCACTGCCCCACATGCCCGACCCCCACGTAGATCCCTTCAGGGACCTGCCCCTGAGCTGGTCAGATTTGCCAAGAATGAAG ATGAAATGCGGCGCAGCATGCCCAACCTGGCCCGTACCAGCCTGCGCTCCCTGGAAGCAGTGAGGAACAGCCGCAGTGTAGAGTCCAACCTGCAAGTGCCCGGAAGCCGAATCTCCCGCTTGCAGCACACTTCCACAG GTTTGCCTTCCAGTAAGCTGCGTGGCCCCTCTACTAGTAGCCAGTCACCATTGTCAGTCCGTGCACCTGTGAAACCTGTGGGACATGCAGGCTCTATAGGGGCATCCAGGCAGCCTCTGAAAGCAGCAGCAGTCTTAGGAGGCCCTTCTGGGGGCATCTGCAGGATTCAGTCACCCACGTGCTCCATTTCAGGCTCCACGGGGGGAGTCTCATCCACCAGCAGGAGCATTGGAGTTGGAGGAAAGCACACCCAGGGCCGAACCCACACCTCCCTTGGGGGTCCCACTGGCTCACCCAGGGGAAGGCTGCCCCAGCCTTCCAGGAG GTCTCTGGGCTTAACGAAAACCTGCAGCCCTGTCAGAGATGAGTCCTGGAAGGATGGATGTTACTGA